In the Gammaproteobacteria bacterium genome, one interval contains:
- a CDS encoding response regulator, producing MNQLGIQDLSITVIEPSSVQGGIITQHLENLGIRSITLVNDGRSALAQIQQFLPDLIISTMYLPDMSATEVLETLRNQPETESIAFMLISSETSFAMLDPLRQAGIIAILPKPFTPKDLSNALNSAIEFIDPDNHILDEIQLEDLSLLVVDDSALARKHISRVLNGLGIETIQQACDGKEAIKLIEKNFYDLIVTDYNMPEMDGEELTRYIRDNSSQRTIPVLMVTSEENESRLAAVQQAGVSGICDKPFDTSTVRDLIYRILKDAET from the coding sequence ATGAACCAACTTGGCATACAAGATTTATCCATTACTGTAATAGAACCCTCTTCCGTACAGGGAGGCATTATTACCCAGCACCTTGAAAACCTGGGTATTCGTAGCATTACTCTTGTTAATGATGGACGATCCGCTCTGGCACAGATACAACAGTTCCTGCCCGACCTGATTATCAGCACTATGTATCTACCGGATATGAGTGCTACCGAGGTATTAGAAACCTTACGCAACCAGCCTGAAACCGAATCCATCGCCTTCATGCTGATATCCAGTGAAACATCATTTGCCATGCTCGATCCCCTGCGACAAGCCGGAATCATCGCCATTCTGCCCAAACCATTTACCCCGAAAGACCTATCAAACGCACTCAACTCAGCCATTGAATTTATTGACCCGGATAACCATATACTGGATGAAATCCAGCTTGAGGATCTGTCGCTATTAGTCGTTGATGACAGCGCCCTTGCTCGCAAACATATATCACGCGTACTCAATGGCCTCGGTATTGAAACGATTCAACAGGCCTGTGATGGAAAAGAAGCCATCAAACTCATTGAAAAAAACTTTTACGACTTAATTGTTACCGACTACAATATGCCGGAAATGGATGGTGAAGAATTAACACGATACATCCGCGACAATAGTTCCCAACGCACCATCCCCGTCCTCATGGTCACCAGTGAAGAAAACGAAAGTCGTCTTGCTGCCGTGCAACAGGCTGGGGTGTCCGGCATCTGTGATAAACCCTTTGATACGAGCACTGTCAGAGATTTAATTTATCGCATATTAAAAGATGCCGAGACATAA
- a CDS encoding DNA-binding protein: MAVKKKVVKKKAVAKAPKKATTKSETITYLSEKTGLTKKDINAVFDNLGVLIKRDIKKSGPGVFTIPGLLKIKTVRKPAKRAQKNVPNPFKPGEFTDRPAKPAHTVVKIAALKALKDMV; the protein is encoded by the coding sequence ATGGCTGTAAAGAAAAAGGTTGTTAAAAAGAAAGCTGTTGCAAAGGCACCGAAAAAAGCGACCACAAAATCAGAAACTATTACCTACTTGTCAGAGAAAACCGGTTTAACCAAAAAAGATATTAATGCGGTATTTGATAATCTGGGCGTTTTAATTAAACGAGATATCAAGAAGAGTGGCCCAGGCGTATTCACTATTCCCGGTCTGCTAAAAATAAAGACGGTACGGAAACCTGCAAAACGTGCGCAAAAGAATGTACCTAATCCATTCAAGCCTGGTGAGTTTACCGACCGCCCGGCAAAACCGGCTCATACTGTCGTGAAAATTGCAGCACTTAAGGCATTAAAAGATATGGTCTAA
- a CDS encoding TerB family tellurite resistance protein yields MIVSLKAFITQYIVSDVVEDSDAALKMAAAALLIEMVRADADAFEQEYEAVRVALSEVFNFSEEESRDLSELAKTAVDESSSLHQFTRLINQHFDQGRKIQLIEMLWRVAYADGRLDRYEEYLMRKLADLLYVSHRDYLQAKHRISRGQSS; encoded by the coding sequence ATGATTGTTAGTCTTAAGGCTTTTATTACACAATACATCGTCAGTGATGTTGTTGAAGATTCGGATGCCGCATTAAAGATGGCCGCCGCCGCTTTGTTGATTGAGATGGTAAGGGCTGATGCCGATGCCTTTGAGCAAGAATATGAGGCAGTACGGGTTGCATTATCTGAGGTGTTTAATTTTTCGGAAGAAGAATCGCGTGATTTATCCGAGTTGGCTAAAACAGCGGTCGATGAATCATCCTCCCTGCATCAGTTTACTCGTCTGATTAATCAGCACTTTGATCAGGGCAGAAAGATACAATTAATCGAGATGTTATGGCGAGTCGCCTATGCTGATGGCCGATTAGATCGCTACGAAGAATATCTGATGCGTAAACTGGCAGATCTGTTATATGTGAGTCACCGCGATTACCTGCAGGCAAAGCACCGAATTTCAAGGGGTCAGAGCTCTTGA
- a CDS encoding general secretion pathway protein GspB, translating into MSYILEALKKSDQSRRQTEVPGVNTIQGSVADSRAPVWAMPIIVILLLVIIGLLYWLLTKDVVVPHVSPVVVKEAVVLQPLTQPSTVLSAPSSEVSVVEPVVEIIAVHTPSDPYGKVLWWDELPSSLRAELPYPKLDVHVYSSDATRRFILVDLNKYHESDQLAIGPVIEAIVSDGVVLSYSGEQYKIRRP; encoded by the coding sequence ATGTCATATATCCTGGAAGCATTAAAGAAGTCTGATCAGTCAAGAAGGCAGACTGAGGTGCCGGGTGTTAATACGATACAGGGATCTGTGGCTGATAGCCGTGCCCCGGTATGGGCGATGCCGATAATTGTTATCCTGTTATTGGTAATAATTGGCCTGCTATATTGGTTGTTGACGAAAGATGTTGTGGTGCCACATGTATCCCCTGTTGTGGTAAAAGAGGCGGTGGTATTACAGCCGCTAACGCAGCCCTCTACTGTTTTATCAGCCCCTTCTTCGGAGGTAAGCGTTGTTGAGCCAGTCGTTGAAATAATAGCCGTCCATACACCTTCTGATCCTTATGGTAAAGTTTTATGGTGGGATGAGTTGCCATCATCGTTACGTGCAGAATTGCCTTATCCCAAGCTGGATGTACATGTTTACTCCAGTGATGCCACGCGGCGGTTTATTCTGGTCGATTTGAATAAATATCATGAATCTGATCAGCTGGCTATAGGTCCTGTCATTGAAGCTATTGTATCGGATGGTGTGGTGTTATCCTACTCAGGTGAGCAATACAAAATTCGGCGACCATGA